A single window of Magnetococcus marinus MC-1 DNA harbors:
- a CDS encoding ATP-binding protein has protein sequence MSGLPIISADQRMAEQRGIKGVILGPSGIGKTSLLWSVDPSSTLFFDLEAGDLAVEGWPGDTIRPRTWDECRDIAVFIGGPNPALRDDQHYSQAHYDAVLQKYGDPGVMAKYQSIFVDSITVAGRLCFQWCKGQPQAFSEKTGKPDLRGAYGLHGQEMIAWITHLQHTRGKNVWFVGILDEKTDDFNRHYYTAQIEGSKTGLELPGIVDQVISMVEIKPEEGPSYRAFVCQTINPWNYPAKDRSGRLAMVEEPHLGRLMEKIHQPVKSAAERLRFARPEKVTEAAPAADTPVTTEMTTGA, from the coding sequence ATGAGCGGGCTCCCCATCATTAGCGCCGACCAGCGCATGGCGGAGCAACGGGGCATCAAGGGGGTAATTCTGGGCCCCAGCGGCATCGGCAAGACCTCGCTGCTATGGTCCGTCGATCCAAGTTCCACCCTGTTTTTTGACCTAGAGGCCGGAGACCTGGCCGTGGAGGGGTGGCCCGGGGATACCATCCGCCCACGCACCTGGGACGAGTGCCGCGACATCGCGGTGTTCATTGGCGGCCCCAACCCCGCGCTGAGGGATGATCAGCACTACAGCCAAGCGCACTACGACGCTGTTTTACAGAAGTATGGCGACCCCGGGGTCATGGCCAAGTATCAGAGCATCTTTGTGGACAGCATCACCGTGGCTGGACGGCTCTGCTTCCAATGGTGCAAGGGACAGCCTCAAGCTTTTTCGGAGAAGACCGGCAAACCAGATCTGCGGGGCGCTTACGGTCTACATGGTCAGGAGATGATCGCCTGGATCACCCATCTCCAGCACACCCGGGGCAAGAACGTTTGGTTCGTCGGTATCCTCGATGAGAAGACCGACGACTTCAACCGGCACTACTACACCGCTCAGATCGAGGGTTCTAAAACCGGCCTGGAGTTGCCCGGCATTGTTGACCAGGTCATCAGCATGGTGGAGATCAAACCCGAGGAAGGCCCGTCCTATCGTGCCTTCGTTTGCCAGACTATCAACCCTTGGAACTATCCCGCCAAGGACCGGAGCGGTCGCCTGGCCATGGTGGAGGAGCCCCACCTGGGCCGACTCATGGAGAAGATTCACCAACCAGTAAAATCGGCAGCGGAAAGGCTGCGCTTCGCCCGCCCTGAGAAAGTGACCGAAGCCGCCCCCGCCGCCGATACCCCCGTCACCACAGAAATGACCACAGGAGCATGA
- a CDS encoding DEAD/DEAH box helicase gives MRLRPRQKQFVERSVAALHEHGNTLGVAPTGAGKTVMLSAVIGNMLRNDGGKACVLAHRDELTRQNVMKFTKVNPGFSTSVVDARGKSWRGRATFAMVPTLARQKNLDTMPELGLLVIDEAHHAAANSYRRIIDTALDRNPDCCIYGLTATPNRGDKKALRPIFSNVADQVRLGELITAGNLVKPRTFVVDVGTQDALKSVRKTADDFDMAEVSQIMNKAPVTEAVIKHWKEKAGTRKTIVFCSTVDHAQNVTDAFNNADVEAVMVHGELTTAERKAALARFEKGSAMVVVNVAVLTEGYDHPPTSCVVLLRPSSYKSTMIQMVGRGLRTVDPALFPGLVKTDCIVLDFGTSSILHGSLEQDVNLDGKEIQGAAPTKECPECQAIVPLAVRECSLCGYVWESEVTGEGPESITDFIMSEVDLLKRSSFRWVDLFGDDAAMVANGFHAWGGIFFLNGNWHAVGGAKGQPTKLLSIGERTICLAAADDWLNESETDESAHKTKSWLNQPPTDKQLQYLPPAMRMDMGLTRYHASALLTFRFNKAAIRSLIFEADRQALAEVA, from the coding sequence ATGCGTTTACGACCAAGGCAGAAACAGTTCGTGGAGCGGTCAGTGGCCGCTCTCCACGAACATGGGAACACTCTGGGGGTTGCTCCTACCGGTGCAGGCAAGACGGTAATGCTCTCTGCGGTTATTGGCAATATGCTCAGAAATGATGGTGGTAAAGCTTGCGTCCTTGCTCACCGGGATGAGCTGACCCGCCAGAATGTGATGAAGTTCACCAAGGTCAACCCTGGGTTCTCTACCTCCGTGGTGGATGCCCGTGGCAAATCGTGGCGCGGTCGCGCCACCTTTGCCATGGTGCCCACTCTTGCCAGGCAGAAGAACCTGGATACCATGCCTGAACTTGGCTTGTTGGTCATTGACGAGGCGCACCACGCCGCCGCCAACAGCTACCGGCGGATCATTGATACCGCTCTGGATCGTAATCCGGATTGCTGCATTTACGGTCTAACTGCCACCCCCAATCGTGGTGATAAAAAGGCGCTACGCCCCATCTTCAGCAATGTCGCGGACCAAGTTCGCCTGGGTGAGTTGATCACTGCAGGCAATCTAGTCAAACCCCGTACATTCGTTGTCGATGTAGGCACTCAGGATGCGTTGAAAAGCGTACGGAAGACAGCAGACGACTTTGATATGGCCGAGGTGTCCCAAATCATGAACAAGGCCCCGGTTACCGAGGCCGTTATCAAGCATTGGAAGGAAAAAGCCGGCACCCGAAAGACCATCGTATTCTGCTCCACCGTGGATCATGCCCAGAACGTTACAGATGCTTTCAACAATGCGGATGTGGAAGCTGTGATGGTCCACGGAGAGCTTACCACCGCAGAGCGCAAAGCTGCCTTGGCTCGATTTGAAAAGGGCTCGGCCATGGTGGTTGTGAACGTGGCGGTTCTCACAGAAGGCTACGATCATCCACCCACATCCTGCGTAGTTCTGCTTCGGCCAAGTTCGTACAAATCCACCATGATCCAGATGGTGGGACGCGGGCTGCGCACCGTGGATCCCGCCCTGTTCCCAGGACTGGTCAAAACCGACTGTATTGTTCTGGATTTCGGCACTTCATCCATTCTCCATGGATCTCTGGAGCAGGATGTCAACCTGGATGGAAAGGAGATCCAGGGAGCGGCTCCTACTAAGGAGTGTCCCGAATGTCAGGCTATCGTGCCTTTGGCAGTCAGGGAGTGCTCCCTTTGTGGGTATGTGTGGGAATCGGAAGTTACTGGAGAAGGGCCGGAATCCATCACCGACTTCATCATGTCCGAGGTGGACCTGCTCAAACGCTCCAGTTTCCGCTGGGTTGACCTGTTCGGAGATGATGCCGCTATGGTGGCCAACGGCTTCCACGCCTGGGGTGGGATCTTCTTCCTCAATGGCAACTGGCACGCTGTGGGTGGAGCCAAGGGCCAGCCGACTAAGCTGCTCTCCATAGGTGAACGTACCATCTGTCTTGCTGCAGCCGATGACTGGCTCAATGAGAGCGAAACCGATGAGTCGGCACATAAAACCAAATCCTGGCTCAACCAACCCCCAACGGATAAGCAGCTTCAATATCTGCCACCAGCCATGCGCATGGATATGGGGCTGACCCGTTACCACGCATCAGCGCTGCTGACCTTCCGCTTCAATAAGGCTGCCATTCGCAGTTTGATCTTTGAAGCGGACCGACAGGCACTGGCGGAGGTGGCGTGA
- a CDS encoding DUF6511 domain-containing protein encodes MAMAWTRRKSTWHDPDWGWIKLPPGLRTRRVGLAALNRKERSLFQRHLKRHSSHVLIWLLRKVRAVPEDLILEVHNMVDATELEKAAMAAALPSLGEYVASIGMQRPLAEYSKEEVLTMVEVVITAYQEYMASAKPDEIPF; translated from the coding sequence ATGGCCATGGCATGGACACGCCGAAAGAGCACCTGGCACGACCCGGATTGGGGGTGGATCAAGTTGCCGCCTGGTTTGCGCACCCGCCGGGTTGGGCTGGCAGCCTTGAACCGTAAGGAGCGGTCACTCTTTCAGCGTCATTTAAAACGTCACTCCTCACACGTTCTGATCTGGCTGTTACGCAAGGTTAGAGCTGTGCCGGAGGATCTGATTTTGGAGGTTCACAACATGGTGGATGCCACTGAGTTGGAAAAAGCAGCCATGGCCGCCGCACTCCCCTCTCTTGGGGAGTATGTGGCCAGCATTGGTATGCAACGCCCTTTGGCGGAGTACAGCAAAGAGGAAGTGCTCACGATGGTGGAGGTGGTTATCACTGCCTATCAGGAGTACATGGCCAGCGCCAAGCCGGATGAGATTCCGTTTTAG
- a CDS encoding ORF6N domain-containing protein has product MNTHNHNAMISIGNSEFPIVEYQGRRVITLAMVDQIHQRPVGTASRNFGANRERFLDREDFYLIDFSKKDEFRSFDIEIPTRGLTLLTESGYLMLVKSFTDDLAWKVQRELVNRYFRTAPTSTAHQLYLMAKANWEQEQRLSQIAELQHNQQQQLDAIAQRQSDMDGNTGYMTALAYCRKEGIPAPLAYAKQLGIKASEMCRNLAIRMGQVPDERWGSVNSYPIEILRECHQDMKGA; this is encoded by the coding sequence ATGAACACGCATAACCACAACGCGATGATCAGCATCGGAAATAGTGAGTTTCCCATCGTTGAGTATCAAGGAAGGCGGGTCATCACCCTAGCTATGGTAGATCAGATTCACCAGCGCCCAGTGGGGACCGCGTCTAGAAACTTCGGCGCAAATCGAGAACGCTTCCTGGACAGAGAAGACTTCTACCTTATTGATTTCTCTAAAAAAGACGAATTTCGTTCCTTTGATATTGAGATCCCCACAAGAGGGCTGACCCTCTTGACCGAGTCTGGCTATCTCATGTTGGTGAAATCCTTCACCGACGATCTGGCCTGGAAGGTTCAGAGAGAGCTGGTCAATCGCTACTTCCGAACCGCACCCACCTCCACGGCCCACCAGCTCTATCTGATGGCCAAGGCCAACTGGGAACAGGAGCAGAGACTGAGCCAGATTGCGGAACTGCAGCACAACCAACAACAGCAGTTGGATGCCATTGCCCAACGCCAATCAGACATGGATGGCAACACCGGATACATGACTGCCCTGGCGTATTGCCGCAAAGAGGGTATCCCTGCACCCCTCGCTTATGCCAAGCAACTGGGCATAAAGGCATCTGAGATGTGTCGGAACCTCGCCATTCGTATGGGACAGGTCCCTGATGAGCGCTGGGGGTCGGTCAATAGTTATCCCATAGAGATCCTCCGTGAATGCCACCAGGATATGAAAGGGGCATGA
- a CDS encoding PD-(D/E)XK nuclease family protein yields the protein MTMLDYNHNGGGIAPAINHLIDEALEVENRQQTPRTYLGASRLGVACERALQFEYAHAPKDTGKDFDGQLLRIFAAGHLFEDMAIRWLRMAGFELFTTKGNRPNGEQFGFEAAGGRIQGHVDGIIVSGPNSISMGYPCLWECKSLNNKSWNDTVKRGVALSKPVYAAQVAIYQAYMEPQVGGISANPALFTAINKDTSEIHHELVPFDAPLAQKMSDRAVRIIKATEAHELLPRISRESTHFQCRMCSWADRCWSLSA from the coding sequence ATGACCATGTTGGATTATAATCACAACGGTGGGGGCATCGCCCCCGCCATCAATCATCTGATTGATGAGGCTTTGGAGGTGGAAAACCGCCAACAGACCCCTCGCACCTATCTGGGCGCATCCCGTTTAGGAGTGGCTTGTGAACGGGCGCTGCAGTTTGAGTACGCCCATGCTCCCAAGGATACGGGGAAGGATTTTGATGGGCAGCTCCTGCGCATTTTCGCCGCTGGACACCTGTTTGAGGATATGGCGATTCGCTGGCTGCGCATGGCTGGATTCGAGCTCTTCACCACCAAGGGTAATCGCCCTAATGGCGAGCAGTTCGGCTTCGAAGCCGCTGGCGGTCGGATTCAGGGCCACGTAGACGGGATCATCGTGTCTGGCCCAAACAGCATCAGCATGGGTTACCCCTGTCTATGGGAGTGCAAGTCCCTCAACAATAAATCCTGGAATGACACTGTAAAGCGCGGGGTGGCCCTCTCCAAGCCGGTATACGCAGCCCAGGTCGCCATCTATCAGGCATATATGGAGCCCCAGGTAGGGGGCATCTCGGCCAACCCGGCGCTGTTCACCGCCATCAACAAGGATACGTCCGAAATCCATCACGAACTGGTGCCTTTTGATGCCCCACTTGCGCAGAAGATGTCCGATCGCGCTGTGCGCATCATCAAAGCCACAGAGGCCCATGAGCTACTACCCCGGATCAGCCGGGAGTCGACACACTTCCAGTGCCGTATGTGTAGCTGGGCAGATCGCTGCTGGAGTCTATCAGCATGA
- a CDS encoding AAA family ATPase, protein MNNGAPYLDFNDAGGQQEFSSVAEQHHEKEEIKARLQSQIESVLYHLLPAGKVRHGQFFIGDVEGNPGESMKVELTGEKAGVWYDHAAGSGGDILDLWARSRGMDTRTQFRDVMDDVRGWLGESVRLPPVSMQPTQRREPPMDELGPHTGKWDYFDTNGQLLVCVYRYDPPGRRKQFRPLDVRTGKWQSPAVTPLYNLPGIIHAAEVVLVEGEKSAQALIDAGIPATTSMGSKGQINRADWSVLQGKRVIIWPDRDKAGWEYAQLASQAARNAGVREVSILTPPEEKPEKWDAADAMAEGMDVRAFIHGTPRQEPQTRKRRIRLMDWTFDRYDGPPPPREWLVEGVLPLGVPGMVAAIGGAGKSMLLLDLCIKVAQIHTGNPIPTEALGGPLVPIEGTAVMLTAEDDQDEIHRRLNLLVGDLPDPRRLIVIPLPNAGGAMPLVAMGREGPVLTDAYEEMRQELLEIPDLRLVVIDPLQSFAGGDVNSDPAAGSMFFAGLGRIAAETGATTLVAHHFKKVGSKPIHSASEAREAIRGTTALVDGGRWSYALWEASQDESIKICTQLQRSYERDSVFNGAVVKSNWPVDKAVRVYVRESSTGLLQDRSVDLAMRISGNEDLSKSLVMALGKAASNGQPFTKTGGNGVFERRSELPGDLQAFSKHKIAELIDSLLRTGRLVQCVAPGSHIKKWLDVPGGEFALGVGEFQLGSGAE, encoded by the coding sequence ATGAATAATGGGGCTCCATATCTCGATTTCAATGATGCCGGTGGGCAGCAGGAGTTTTCCTCTGTTGCAGAACAGCATCATGAAAAGGAGGAGATCAAGGCACGTCTGCAGAGCCAGATTGAGTCGGTGCTGTATCACCTTCTGCCTGCCGGGAAGGTTCGTCATGGGCAGTTCTTCATCGGCGATGTGGAGGGCAACCCCGGTGAAAGTATGAAGGTAGAACTGACCGGCGAAAAGGCTGGGGTCTGGTACGACCATGCCGCAGGTTCGGGTGGCGACATCCTGGACCTGTGGGCCCGGTCACGAGGCATGGACACCCGCACCCAGTTCCGTGACGTCATGGATGATGTGCGCGGCTGGCTGGGAGAGTCCGTGAGATTACCACCTGTTTCGATGCAACCAACTCAACGGCGTGAACCCCCCATGGATGAGCTGGGGCCCCATACCGGTAAGTGGGACTATTTCGATACCAATGGCCAACTACTGGTCTGTGTCTACCGTTACGATCCTCCGGGCCGCCGAAAGCAGTTCCGCCCTCTGGATGTGCGCACCGGCAAGTGGCAGTCGCCAGCGGTGACGCCCCTCTACAACCTCCCCGGCATCATTCACGCCGCTGAGGTGGTGCTGGTCGAAGGGGAAAAGAGCGCCCAGGCGCTCATCGATGCGGGAATCCCGGCCACCACCTCCATGGGCTCCAAGGGACAGATCAACCGTGCCGATTGGAGTGTTCTCCAGGGAAAGCGGGTAATCATCTGGCCCGACCGGGACAAGGCAGGATGGGAGTACGCCCAATTGGCTTCACAGGCCGCCAGAAACGCGGGTGTTCGGGAAGTATCCATTCTCACTCCACCGGAGGAGAAACCTGAAAAATGGGATGCCGCTGATGCCATGGCTGAAGGGATGGATGTGCGTGCTTTCATCCATGGAACACCACGTCAGGAACCACAGACCCGGAAACGCCGCATCCGACTGATGGATTGGACCTTCGACCGTTATGACGGCCCACCCCCGCCACGGGAGTGGTTGGTTGAGGGTGTTCTTCCCCTCGGAGTGCCCGGCATGGTCGCCGCCATCGGTGGAGCAGGAAAAAGCATGCTGTTGTTGGACCTTTGCATCAAGGTGGCTCAGATACATACAGGGAATCCCATTCCCACAGAGGCGCTGGGAGGTCCTTTGGTCCCTATTGAAGGTACAGCGGTCATGCTCACCGCTGAGGACGATCAAGATGAGATCCACAGACGACTCAATCTGCTTGTTGGAGATCTTCCAGATCCCAGAAGGCTGATTGTGATTCCACTGCCCAATGCAGGTGGTGCTATGCCCCTTGTCGCCATGGGTCGTGAAGGCCCTGTACTCACTGATGCCTACGAGGAGATGCGTCAGGAGCTATTGGAAATCCCAGACCTGCGATTAGTGGTCATCGATCCACTCCAAAGCTTTGCAGGTGGAGATGTCAATAGTGACCCCGCCGCAGGGTCCATGTTCTTTGCTGGGTTGGGCCGCATTGCTGCTGAAACAGGGGCAACCACATTAGTAGCGCACCATTTCAAGAAAGTGGGTAGCAAACCCATTCACAGCGCCAGTGAAGCCAGAGAAGCCATCCGTGGCACCACTGCCCTAGTTGACGGTGGGCGCTGGTCTTACGCCCTATGGGAAGCCTCACAGGATGAATCCATCAAAATCTGTACCCAACTGCAACGCAGTTATGAACGTGACTCTGTGTTCAATGGTGCGGTGGTCAAAAGCAACTGGCCAGTTGATAAAGCAGTTAGGGTCTATGTTCGCGAGTCATCGACAGGGTTACTACAAGATCGTTCAGTTGACCTCGCTATGCGCATCAGTGGCAATGAAGATTTAAGTAAAAGTCTTGTCATGGCTCTGGGTAAAGCAGCATCCAATGGCCAACCATTCACGAAAACTGGCGGTAATGGTGTCTTTGAACGTAGATCAGAGCTTCCAGGCGACTTACAGGCGTTTTCCAAGCATAAGATAGCAGAGTTGATTGACTCCTTATTGCGAACAGGACGGCTAGTGCAGTGCGTAGCACCGGGTAGTCATATCAAAAAATGGCTCGATGTTCCGGGGGGTGAGTTTGCACTTGGCGTCGGTGAATTTCAGCTGGGATCTGGAGCTGAATGA
- a CDS encoding crossover junction endodeoxyribonuclease RuvC, producing MATQSLPHRGTDENRTVLALDLGTQLGWALHHPDGTITSGTVSFKLGRFEGGGMQWVRFKAWLDEMHFTSDVGQILFEEVRRHIGTTAAHVYGGFLAHLTAWAEHHEVPYMGVPVGSIKKSATGKGNASKEQVTHAMKRLGYTPEDDNEADALALLHWQIDQGGAR from the coding sequence ATGGCTACTCAGAGTTTGCCCCATCGGGGCACAGATGAAAACAGGACAGTGTTGGCCCTGGATCTTGGTACCCAGTTGGGGTGGGCGCTGCACCACCCCGATGGGACCATCACCAGCGGCACGGTGTCGTTCAAGCTGGGCAGGTTTGAAGGGGGCGGTATGCAGTGGGTCAGGTTCAAGGCCTGGCTGGATGAGATGCACTTCACCAGCGATGTAGGACAGATCCTGTTTGAGGAGGTGCGCAGGCATATCGGAACGACAGCGGCCCATGTGTATGGCGGATTCCTGGCCCACCTCACAGCCTGGGCAGAGCACCATGAGGTGCCCTACATGGGGGTGCCCGTGGGCAGCATCAAAAAATCAGCTACGGGCAAAGGCAACGCCAGCAAGGAGCAGGTGACTCACGCCATGAAGCGCCTGGGATACACCCCGGAGGATGACAACGAGGCCGACGCTTTGGCCCTGCTGCATTGGCAGATCGACCAGGGAGGTGCGCGATGA
- a CDS encoding DUF6362 family protein, protein MREQKWDAPAVAKRLEEAAFTMKRLPVKGLKPEEVRSAWPEVIHEFYDAYGWGTAEARLGPPSPAAIDRLDEVMGWLEWLEPDHRRLVWYRAERVPWKLLMRRFGRARSTLAAHWKSAIFQVVAVLNQGKRVRTF, encoded by the coding sequence ATGCGTGAGCAGAAATGGGATGCTCCAGCTGTAGCAAAACGGCTAGAAGAGGCAGCGTTCACGATGAAGCGGTTGCCTGTGAAGGGACTCAAGCCTGAGGAGGTTCGTTCTGCTTGGCCGGAGGTGATCCATGAATTTTACGATGCCTACGGCTGGGGTACGGCAGAGGCTAGGCTGGGACCACCTTCCCCAGCTGCCATCGACCGCCTTGATGAGGTGATGGGGTGGTTGGAATGGCTTGAGCCGGATCATCGGCGCTTGGTTTGGTACCGTGCCGAAAGGGTGCCTTGGAAATTGCTCATGCGGCGATTTGGTCGAGCCAGATCAACGCTTGCGGCACATTGGAAGTCTGCCATTTTCCAAGTCGTGGCTGTGCTTAACCAAGGAAAACGTGTCCGGACGTTTTAG
- a CDS encoding D-Ala-D-Ala carboxypeptidase family metallohydrolase gives MSEQHWPHFSHAELQCHCGCGRSVMDERFMARLEELRMAYGKPIIVNSAYRCPNHNASVSTTGSNGPHTTGRAVDVQVSGEDAHALMALAMHHGFTGIGVSQRGQHKSRFIHLDTLDAALGQPRPTIWSY, from the coding sequence ATGTCTGAACAGCATTGGCCACATTTCTCCCATGCTGAACTGCAATGCCATTGTGGCTGTGGCCGGTCGGTGATGGACGAGCGTTTCATGGCTCGGCTTGAAGAACTCCGCATGGCCTATGGCAAACCCATTATCGTCAACAGCGCATACCGCTGCCCCAACCACAACGCATCCGTATCCACAACCGGATCCAATGGACCTCACACCACCGGCAGGGCTGTAGACGTACAGGTCTCCGGTGAAGATGCCCATGCCCTGATGGCGTTGGCCATGCACCATGGGTTCACCGGCATCGGGGTTAGCCAGCGAGGCCAGCACAAGTCCCGTTTCATCCACCTGGACACCTTGGATGCAGCACTTGGTCAGCCTCGGCCAACGATTTGGTCGTACTGA
- a CDS encoding HU family DNA-binding protein produces the protein MTKSELILTIAAQKGLTKQYAAMVVDLVFSELGKALAKGERVELRGFGVFEPRARKPRAARNPKTGEKVAVESKTAVHFKPGLDMRKRVDY, from the coding sequence ATGACTAAATCTGAACTCATTCTCACTATTGCCGCGCAAAAAGGCTTAACCAAGCAATACGCAGCTATGGTCGTCGACCTCGTTTTTAGTGAACTCGGCAAGGCTTTAGCCAAAGGGGAAAGAGTTGAGCTTCGAGGCTTTGGCGTATTTGAGCCGAGAGCCAGGAAGCCGCGTGCTGCGCGCAATCCCAAAACTGGTGAAAAAGTAGCTGTTGAGTCCAAAACGGCTGTGCACTTCAAGCCTGGGCTGGATATGCGCAAGCGCGTAGACTACTGA
- a CDS encoding site-specific DNA-methyltransferase: MNLNLQVADWPVDRLIPYARNARTHSDAQVAQIAASIVEFGFVNPVLVGDDGVMVAGHGRVMAARKLGLEAVPVIVLSHLNETQRRALVISDNQLALNAGWDEEMLRVELAALKEEDFDLQITGFDSEELDRLFAELDADGIGDEGGAGAGDGDVVPEPPVTPVSQTGDLWILGEHRLLCGSSLNPDDVIRLMNGERAILFATDPPYLVDYDGTNHPGSKETRKRESLNKDWSDSYGVTWDDSSQGPELYEGFIRTAIDHAIEPNAAWYCWHASKRQAMLEAVWEKMGAFQHQQIIWNKEKGVLTRSKYLWKHEPCLMGWIKGNMPPKADGAEFLSTVWDIQGLSGDERPDHPTPKPLDCFAIPMRQHVERGGLCYEPFSGSGSQIMAGEMTGRRVHAMEISPIYVDVAVKRFIQATGKIVYLDGSGGKSFEDVAADRGIELER; this comes from the coding sequence ATGAACTTGAACCTTCAGGTGGCGGATTGGCCCGTCGACCGGTTGATCCCCTATGCCCGCAATGCCAGGACGCACTCGGATGCACAGGTTGCCCAGATCGCAGCCTCCATTGTTGAGTTTGGGTTTGTAAACCCGGTTCTTGTGGGTGATGATGGGGTGATGGTAGCCGGGCATGGTCGTGTGATGGCAGCCCGCAAACTGGGGCTGGAAGCGGTCCCCGTGATTGTGCTCTCTCATCTGAACGAAACCCAGCGACGTGCCCTCGTCATTAGTGATAACCAACTGGCCCTCAATGCTGGCTGGGATGAGGAGATGCTACGGGTTGAGTTGGCTGCGCTGAAGGAAGAGGATTTTGACCTTCAGATTACAGGCTTTGACAGCGAGGAACTGGACCGTCTGTTTGCCGAGTTGGACGCCGACGGTATCGGTGATGAGGGTGGGGCTGGGGCAGGGGACGGTGATGTCGTTCCTGAACCGCCAGTAACCCCGGTCTCTCAAACCGGTGATCTGTGGATCTTGGGGGAACATCGCCTCCTATGCGGTAGCAGCCTCAATCCCGATGATGTGATTCGGTTGATGAACGGTGAGCGCGCCATCCTCTTCGCCACCGATCCTCCCTATCTGGTGGATTATGATGGCACCAATCATCCTGGCTCCAAAGAGACCCGTAAGCGGGAGTCCCTAAACAAGGATTGGTCTGACAGCTACGGTGTGACCTGGGATGACTCTTCTCAGGGACCTGAGCTCTATGAGGGGTTCATCCGTACTGCCATCGACCACGCCATTGAACCCAACGCGGCTTGGTACTGCTGGCACGCTTCCAAACGGCAGGCGATGCTGGAGGCAGTATGGGAAAAAATGGGTGCGTTTCAGCACCAGCAGATCATTTGGAATAAGGAAAAAGGGGTGCTCACCCGCTCCAAGTACCTGTGGAAGCATGAGCCCTGCTTGATGGGATGGATCAAAGGCAATATGCCACCCAAAGCAGATGGAGCAGAGTTTCTCTCCACCGTATGGGATATCCAGGGACTCTCTGGTGACGAACGGCCCGACCATCCCACACCAAAACCACTGGACTGCTTTGCCATTCCCATGCGCCAGCATGTGGAACGGGGCGGCCTCTGTTATGAGCCCTTCAGCGGTTCCGGCTCTCAGATCATGGCTGGGGAGATGACTGGTCGGCGGGTGCATGCCATGGAGATCTCACCGATCTATGTGGATGTGGCGGTAAAGCGGTTCATCCAGGCCACCGGGAAGATCGTCTACCTGGATGGTTCTGGTGGGAAGAGCTTCGAGGACGTGGCGGCGGATCGTGGAATTGAATTGGAGAGGTGA
- a CDS encoding cold-shock protein yields MADRITGTVKWFNNDKGFGFIAPDNGSKDVFAHFSEISSGSGFKSLEEGQKVEFSVEPGDKGPKAVKITSL; encoded by the coding sequence ATGGCTGATCGCATTACCGGTACAGTGAAATGGTTCAATAATGACAAGGGGTTCGGTTTTATCGCCCCTGATAATGGTTCCAAGGATGTTTTTGCTCATTTTTCTGAGATATCTTCTGGCAGTGGGTTTAAGTCTCTTGAAGAGGGACAAAAAGTTGAATTCAGCGTGGAACCAGGGGATAAAGGTCCGAAGGCCGTGAAAATCACCTCTCTTTGA
- a CDS encoding HU family DNA-binding protein, which produces MKMAELKKAVAEKAEMSQSDANQVIKACFEAISDALGNGETVQLPGFGTFSLGERAARTGRNPQTGAEIQIAASKSVKFKAGKALKDSLNG; this is translated from the coding sequence ATGAAGATGGCAGAGTTGAAGAAAGCCGTAGCTGAAAAAGCTGAAATGAGTCAGTCAGATGCTAATCAGGTGATCAAGGCGTGTTTTGAAGCCATTTCAGATGCACTGGGTAATGGTGAAACAGTGCAACTTCCTGGTTTTGGCACATTTTCCCTTGGTGAACGTGCTGCACGCACAGGCCGTAATCCTCAGACAGGTGCTGAGATTCAGATAGCGGCATCCAAGAGCGTGAAGTTTAAAGCGGGCAAGGCTTTGAAGGACTCTCTGAACGGCTGA